In one Gracilinanus agilis isolate LMUSP501 chromosome 6, AgileGrace, whole genome shotgun sequence genomic region, the following are encoded:
- the LOC123251852 gene encoding olfactory receptor 5G3-like, which produces MEDKNQTMVTEFFFMGFTEHLQQQVLLFLMFLFFYLITVFGNLGMIILIWIDSQLHTPMYFFLSHLSFVDICSSSTIAPKMLTDFFVEKKTISFLGCSAQMWFFGLFVATECFLLAAMAYDRYMAICNPLLYTVVMSQSVCIHLVVGPYAMGLLSSMTHTVLTFHLPFCGQNVINHFFCDISPLLSLACADTHLNKLVLFIMAGAVGVFSGLTILISYIYILLAILRIRSAEGRSKAFSTCSSHLTAVSIMYGTLFFIYVRPSAGFSLDLNKVVSVFYTAVIPMLNPLIYSLRNKEVKNAFRRTLERKKFSLGK; this is translated from the coding sequence ATGGAGGATAAGAATCAAACCATGgtgactgaattttttttcatgggaTTTACAGAACATCTCCAGCAACAGGTTCTTCTCTTTCtcatgtttctgtttttctatctcaTCACTGTCTTTGGGAACTTGGGTATGATCATCCTGATATGGATAGACTCCCAGCTTCACACCCCCATGTACTTTTTTCTCAGTCACTTGTCCTTTGTAGATATTTGCTCTTCTTCTACTATTGCCCCCAAAATGTTGACTGACTTCTTTGTAGAGAAGAAAACCATTTCTTTCCTAGGCTGTTCAGCACAGATGTGGTTCTTTGGACTCTTTGTGGCCACTGAGTGTTTCCTTTTAGCTGCAATGGCTTATGATCGGTATATGGCAATCTGCAACCCATTACTCTATACAGTTGTCATGTCTCAGAGTGTCTGCATCCATCTGGTGGTTGGGCCTTATGCCATGGGCCTTCTAAGCTCTATGACTCATACAGTCTTAACTTTCCACTTGCCCTTTTGTGGCCAGAATGTCATCAATCATTTCTTCTGTGATATATCACCCTTGCTCTCTCTTGCGTGTGCTGACACCCACCTCAATAAGTTAGTCCTTTTCATCATGGCTGGAGCTGTGGGAGTCTTCAGTGGTCTGACTATTCTAATTTCCTACATATATATCCTTTTGGCCATTCTCAGGATCCGTTCTGCTGAAGGTAGGTCCAAGGCCTTTTCCACCTGCTCCTCACACCTGACTGCTGTCAGCATCATGTATGggactcttttctttatttatgtAAGGCCCAGTGCAGGCTTCTCCCTGGACCTTAACAAGGTTGTGTCTGTCTTCTACACGGCAGTGATTCCCATGTTGAATCCCCTCATCTACAGCTTGAGAAATAAGGAGGTGAAAAATGCATTCCGAAGaacattagaaaggaaaaaattttctttGGGAAAATAA